The DNA window CAGACGCTGCTGGAGATGGCGCGACAATGGGCGGCGCAGAACATAACGGCGACCGCGCCCTTCGACCACCTCGCACCACCGATCGGCGCGGTGCGCACCTTCGATTGGCAGCTCGACGGTAGCTGGTTCCGCGACGTCCAGGGCACCACCCGCCGGGCCGGCCCCGTTCGTGTCCAGATTTACGGCCGACAGCTGGCCGACGGCTCGACGCGGTGGTGGATTGCGGTGCACACCCGCGTGGATGCGCTCGGCGCCGCGGCGGCCCGCGAACTCGCTACGGCGCTGACCGATGCGGCCGACGAGATCGAGCGTCTCGCGGGAACCGGCCAGGACAGTCGCCGCTACGACCACCACGAGTAGGCACGAGTGGCCAAACCGATTCGGCACCAGCAAGACAATGCAGCTACGACTAGGGGTCCGGCCATGTCATCGCGAAACGAATCGTTGGGAATTATCGTCGGGGTCGACGAGTCCCCGGCCGCCAAGGTGGCGGTGCGGTGGGCGGCCTATGACGCCGAACTCCGCAGGGTCCCGCTGACACTCGTGCACGCGATCTCGCCGGAGATCGCCACGTGGCCGGAGGTGCGGCTACCCGCGGGCCTGGCGCGCTGGCAGCAAGATCGCGGACGCCGGCTGGTCGACGAGGCGTTCGAGGCCGTCGAAAAGGTGTCGCGGCGGGGCGGTCCCCCCGAAGTGCACACCGAAGTGTTGCCCTCAGCCGCCGTTCCGACGTTGGTCGACTTGTCCAAAGATGCGGAGTTGGTGGTCGCGGGGTGTAGTGGAACCGGAGGGTGGGCCGGCCGTCCGATGGGCTCGGTGAGCTCCGGGCTGCTCCGCTACGCCCACTGTCCGGTCGCGATCATCCACGACGAGGACCCGTCGACATCGCATCCGAGCCAAGCGCCGGTCCTGGTCGGTATCGATGGGTCATCCGCCTCTGAGTTGGCGACCGCGATCGCCTTCGACGAAGCTTCGCGGAGGAATGTCGGACTGCTCGCATTGCACGCATGGACCGATACCGACGTCTCGGATTGGCCGGGAATCGATTGGCCGCCAACGGAGTCGATGGCCGAAGAGGTTTTGGCCGAGCGTCTGGCCGGTTGGCAGGAACGATACCCTGATGTGCGAGTCGATCGCATCGTCGCGCGCGATAGGCCGGCACACCAGCTGGTCGAGCGGTCCGAAGATGCCCAGCTGGTTATCGTCGGCAGCCGCGGCCGCGGCGGCTTTGCCGACCTGCTGGTGGGTTCCGTCGGTGAGGCCGTCACCCAGATGGCGCGCGTGCCGGTGATCGTGGCGCGCGAATCGCCCGCCTAGGGAACGAGGCTAGCCGCGGACGACGAGCACCGAACATTCCGGATGGCGAAAAAGCGGATGCCCAGCCGGGCCGACGAGTCGCGCCAACTGACCGGCCTCCGCGGCACCGATCACCGCGAGCTGGACTCGCTCGTCGTTGGTCCGCAGAAAGCTGGCGATCGCGAACTTCGTCGTGATCGGATAGACGCGCACCTCCGGATGACGCCGCCGCCATCCCTCTACGCGACGTTCGAATTCACCGTCGGCACTTTCGGTAAGTTCCTCGGGTCGGCCTCCCAGGACGAGCATGGGGGCCCTGCGCAGGTTCGCCTCCCAGGCGGCATATTTGACGACGTCCTCATTGTCGGGAGCGTCGGTCATCCGGACCACGATCCAATTGATCTCCGGCGGTGGCCGATCGGATTCTGTGCGCAGTATCGCGACCGGACAGTGTGCCCCTTCGGCGACTTCGGCCGCCGTGGATCCCAGCAGCGAGCGAGCGTAGCGCCCGATCCCCACCGAGCCGACGCAGACCATCTCCGCGTCGCTCGACGCCTCTATCAAGGCCATCGCTGCCGGCGCACGAGGGATCTCCGTTTCGACGGTTACGCCCCTGCGGCAGGCGGTTATCGCGTTCTGCGCTTGGCTGAGTGACCTTTCGGAATGCGCGAGGTCGCGCGCATAGTCGTCGGGCGACAGATGTGTCGGCTTGATCACCGAGATCAGACGCAGGGGCACTGCGCGACTGATGGCCTCATCGACACCCCAGAGCGCCGCCGTGATCGCCGCCTGTGAACCATCGATACCCGCGATCACCGCTTTCATCGTCCGCACCTTCTGTGACCATCATCTTCGAATGCCTATGTTCGGTCTCGGGCCGATCGTGAATCACCCTGCGTTGGAATAATTTTCCGCACGTGAGGAATGTGCGTCGTAACCCGGACCCGGGTGGGCGAGGCGGTAGACGTCGATCAGCCGCGCCAGATCGCTCGGCGTGATGATGCCCACCACCCTGCCACCCTCGACGACCAGGGCACGGCTACAGTGGCCGGCCGCTGCCAACCGCTCGATGAGCGCGCTGAGCGGCTCGAGGGGCGCCGCGCTCGGCACACGATCCAGCGGCAGCGCGATGTCGCGAACGATCGTCGTGGCGCGGCGGCCGGGCGCGACATCGCGCAACTGTTTCAGCGTGACCAACCCCACGATCGATCCGTCGCGGTCGGCGACCGGGTATGCCGAATGCGGGGCGCCGAGCAGATAGCGCTCGATGAACTCCTCCACCGTGAGCCAGCCGGGAGCCGAATGCGGGTTAGCCGTCATCGCGTCGACGACGCGCACCCCGCCGAGGGCCTGCCTGGTCGTCACTTGCAGCTCTTCCTCGCGCGCGGCCGCGAAGATGAACCAGCCGATGAACGCCAACCAGACGCCACCGACAAGACCGCCCACCAAAAACTCCGCCAATCCCAACACGATCAAGACGATTGCGACGACTCGTCCAGCACGCGCCGCGCCGACCGCGGCGCGCACGCTGTCGCCATGCCGGCGCCACAAATAAGCGCGCACCAGCCGACCGCCATCCAGTGGCGCGCCCGGCAGCAGATTGAACAGGCCCAACACCAGGTTGATCACGGCAAGCCACCAAGTAACGCTGACCGCAATTGCTCCGGCGCCCAGCGCGGGAAGCACCATGGCCAGTGCGGCGAATGCGGCCGACAGGGCGAGACTGGTCGCCGGGCCCGCGCCTGCGATCCGGAAGGCCGCCTTCGGCGTCTTCGCCTCCCCGTGCAGTGTGGTCACACCACCGAACAGCCATAGCGTCACATCCCCCACGCGCACCCCCATCCGCCGGGCGACCACCGCGTGCGCCAGTTCGTGCGCCAATAGGCAGGCCAGCAGGACCAGCGCACCACAGGACCCGGCCAGCCAATAGACCGGCCGCGAATATCCTTTGACGGCAGCGGGCAACGAGCTGGCCAGGCTCCAGGTGAATAACCACAGGATTACGATGACGCTCCAGTGGACCTTGACTTCGAACCCGGCAATTCGCCCCAGCGGAATCGCGTCATGCACCTCATAACCTCCGAACACGGTTGTCCACGAGCTGTTTTGGCGTCAGAACTCGGATACGCTTTTGAATTCCCATCTGTGCCGAAAATATTGTGAAACGGTAGCCGGCGCTAGGGCCGTTAGACCTTCCGTGGGCGGCCAATAGACCTGATCGATACCTGGCGAATTTGAAATGTCGAGCGCGTCCTCAAGGCTCCTGAATATCCGCCGCTGTCGCTCACCGGGGTCGCCCCGAAATAGGGGTGAATAGCGTCGATTTCGGTGTGCCGCACGGGCACCAGGACTTCCGTCGCGGTCGGATCACTCGCGGACCACTCAGCAAGGACGGGCCAATTGAGGGTCAATCACTCGAGTGTTCCTGTCATTGACCGACATTCATCAGCCCAATGAGGACTTCCGCCCCTACCGCGTCATGGGCTGGCATGGTCGGATCTAAGGGGCGTATTGACCGAACAAACACCTCAGGAGAACAAGATGACCACCACCCTGCCTGCGACCCAAAAGCCGCGTTCGCTGCTTCCCGAGTTTTCGGACTTCTTTGCGGCATTCCCCTCGTTCGCCGGCATCCGCCCGCTATTCGATACCCGGCTGATGCGGTTGGAAGACGAGATGGCCGAAGGGCGGTACGAAGTGCGCGCTGAGATTCCCGGCATCGACCCCGACAAGGACGTCGACGTCACCGTCCGGGACGGACAGCTCACCATCAAGGCCGAACGCAGCGAAAAGAAGGAATTCGACGGCCGGTCGGAGTTTTCGTACGGCTCGTTCGTGCGTACCGTGTCACTGCCCGCGGGCGCTGACGAGGACGACATCCGGGCCACCTACGACAAGGGCATCCTGACCGTCTCGGTCAAAGTTTCCGAACCCGCATCCGCCGAGAAGCACGTTCAGGTAGCCACCAAATAGCCGGTGCGAAGACGGGCCCGGGCAGCACTGGCCCGGGCCCGTTGCATGTCGTATGGACGACATGAACGGAAAGCGGCTGCGCCGGATCAACCGGCAAGTGGTTGCGGCCGCACCGCGTCTGTCCTAGCCAATCGCTCGGCCCGGTGCTTGATGCCCAGCAACAAACCCCGCGTGCCGAAGGCGATCGCCGGCCTGACCAGCTCCATCACGAACACCTCGCCGGGGTGGCGCAAGCCGATTCTCGTGCGGGTGAGCAGCCGGACGCGGTCCTCCCAGTGCGGCTGGACATGAAACGAGCACACCGCATTCCAGCGCTGATCTTCCTGCGTCGCATTGAGTACCAAGTATTTTTCAGGCACGATCTCGGCGACGGCCACCGTCACGCCATCCGGCAGCCCCATCCACCCCTCGGGAGCCAGTCGCACCCGATCCCCCCTGTCGAGCCGCTGCCATTCCGCATGGAGCTGGTCGGCATCGTGATGGCGAAGGCCGGCCAGATTCTTCAGCCCCTCACAACCATAGAAGCCGCCTCGATCCTGGCCCATCTGCAACAGCCAGGGCCACACCGCGGCGACGGGGGCGTCAATGTATACCGCCTCGGTGGTCTGAATAGCGGGATCGGCCACCAAGGTGTCGCCCGGCAAACGCATCTGGGACTCCGACTTCGTCGTACCCCAGTTGCGGTAATACCGTCGCGCGCCGTACAAAACCGCAAGCAGCGCCGCGGTTTCAGCGGTCCGTTTTGCCGTGATGCTCATGGCGCCAGTCTGGATCGGTCAGGCGCCTGGCCGCCAGGGTCAATGGTCCCTGCGGTCACGCCGATGTGCCCTGCGGCCGCGCTGCCGATATGCCCTGCGGCCATAACCGCCCGGCTCAGCACCGGCGGCACGGGCGGCACCGTTTCGGGACTAACGGCACTATCGGCACTCCCGCCGCGAGCCGATAGTGGTGCAAATCAACGTGATCGGAAATGATTGACGATGGAACAGCTCACAACTCTGGAGGCCAGCTTCCTGGAGGCAGAAGATGCCGACCGGCACCTGAGCCTGGCAATTGGCACCCTGGTCGTCATCGATGGGCCGATACCCGAACAGCAGAGCCTCATCGCGACACTCGCCGAGCGGATACGTGGTGTCCCCCGGTTCACGCAACTGGTGCTAAAACGCCCCTTCGAATTGGTGGCACCGGAATGGGCAGACGACGCCAACTTCGACATCGCCCATCACATCCGTTGGGTGGCGTTGCCGCACCCCGGCGATGACGCCGCCCTGTTTCGGTTAACGGCCGATCTCATGGAGCGCAGGCTGGACCGCGACCACCCGCTGTGGGAGTGCTGGGTCATAGAGGGCTTGCCGGACGGGCGCTGGGCGATCCTGATAAAGATCCATCACTGCCTCGCCGACGGAATAGCCGTCATGCAGATGGTGGCGGGTCTCGCCGATCCGGGTTCGGGAACCGGCTTCGCCAGCGATATCCGCGCCGCCCACGAGCTACCTTCGTCGGTGGTTCTGTCGGCAGGGCTGAGTCGCAATCCGCTGACCTGGGCCGGTGGACTGTGGCGCGCATCGCTGGCCATCACCGGTGCCGCGACGCAGACAGCCAGGGGCGCAGCGGAATTCCTCACCGGCCTGCTGAGTCCGGCGGCCGGATCGTCGTTGCACGGCCCGGTATCCAACATGCGGCGTTACAGCGCGGCGCGGGTTTCGCTCAAAGACGTCGACACGATATGCCAGGCATTCGACGTCACCCTCAACGACGTGGCGCTCGCGGCGATCGCAGACAGTTTTCGGGCCATGCTGCTACGTCGAGGGGAAAAACCACGGCGTAACTCACTGCGCACTTTGATCCCGATATCGGTCCGCTCATCGGATGCAATGAACCACACCGATATTCGCGTCTCGGCTATGCTTTCATCTCTGCCCGTCGAGCAGCAGGACGCGGTGAAGCGGCTGAGGTCCGTCCACGCCCGGCTGGATAGGCTGAAAAGCAGCGGCGAGCGGCAAGCCGCGAATGCCTTTGTCGCACTGACCAATCACCTACCGTTTGTCATGAGCGCCTGGGCCGTCCGACTACTCACGCGGCTGCCGCAACGAAGCATTGTCACGCTGGCGACCAATGTTCCGGGTCCTCGTCAGCGCCTGCAGATAGTGGGTCGCCCGGTGGAAGAACTGCTGCCGGTACCGCCGATAGCTGTGCAGCTACGCACCGTGATCAGCATGCTCAGTTATGTCGACCAGCTGGTGTTCGGCATCACCGCCGACTACGATGCCACCCCAGACGTTGACGAGTTGGCGCGCGGTATCGAACTCGGTGTGGCACGCCTGGTCACCCGCACGTCCGGGCGCAAGCCGACGAAGGCGAGACAGGCACGTAGGCCTGTTAAGGCCTTCCATTAGACCAGCCAACCCGCCGCGTCCGGCGCGGCGAACCGCTACTGATGCTCCCGTTGGCTCAGCCGAGTCGCTCCGAAGGTAGATAACGCTTCTCCACCGCGTCCACGAGCTGGTCGCGTATGCGTTCCAAATCGGCGGCGCGATGGGCTTCCAGCTCGTCTTCCCAGGCCGCCACCCGCGCCGCGAGGTCATTGTCGGCGATGGTGTCTTCCAGCCAGTGTGAAAAGTCGCCTCGTTCCAGGTGGTATTCCAGCACTTGCTGTTCGAGATGTCTTAGCGCCTTGCAGAAGTCATGCATCGTTGCTGCCGCGGCGATGGATTCGCCATCGGTGGCGCGGAAGTAGAACCGCCGCTCAGGCGGGAGGCGGATATCGGCATATTTGTGGCGGTGCCGCACGTGTGTGGTGCGCCGGTCCGCGACCGCGAACCCGCGCGGCGGACCCGCGCCGATACGTATGGTGGCCCGCCGTCGGGAAGCGAGGTCCGTCGCGGCGCCGGCGCTCGTGAGCGTCAGCACGACGTCGCTGCTGTCGATCTCATGGGCGGGCAATGCCGCCGGGGCAAAGGAGCACAACACGTAACCGCCGCGGCGTGCCCAGTGCGCTTGTTCAACGTTGCCGAGGATGTGGGCCTCGTCGTAGATCACCCAGTGCGGGAATCCAAGTTGTTCCCGGTGCGCCTCGGCGGTCGACCGCAGCCGATGCACGTAGTCGGTCTTGCCCGGCTCGTCCAGTCCCGACAGGTCCACCACCAGGCTCGAGTCCGGACGTAGCGAGTTGACGATCTCGGCCGGCTCCGGAAGGTGGTGGCCGCTGTCAACGACCTGCACCTGGTTGAGCTGCTGCAGTTGCAGGTGGTCGCCCTCGGGGTCGATGACAAGCACGCAGTAACCGGCCAGGATCCACCGCTCGGCCATCAGTCCGACGAGGTAGCTCTTTCCCGACGCGGCCGGTCCGGTAACCAGGATGCGGCCCTGACTTCCCGGCAACTTGGCCAGGGTTCCGTCATCAAACTGTCCGATGTCGACCCAGTGGCGCGGCGGGCACCAGCGTTGCGCCCCAGCGAGATACGGGCCGGTGAGCAACCCGGCGACACCGGCGCCTTCCGGTTCGTCCAGGACGACATCAGCGAACCGCCGAAGTGAGGAGACCGCATCGGGTACTGCGGCGCCGATCTCGGCGACAGCGAGTAACGACAGGTCGTTCTCAGCGTCGCCTACCGCCACGGTGTTGTGTGGGGACAGATTCATCTTCGCCAATAGGGCGCACAGACCGGTGCCCTTAGTGATACCGGCCGGCAGCACCATCAGGGCGGCCCTGTTTCTGACGATCTGGTAGTCCATCCCAAGTTCACCGATCGCTTCGACGACGGTCGCAGCGTCCTTGACGTCGACGGCGACCAACACCTCTCCGCGCCGGCACCGAACGCCGCGTTTGGCGAGCGCGTCCTCAAGACCCCGATCCACCGGGGGTGCCAGGACGTACGCCTTTCCGTCGATCACGATCACCGCGCCGTTCTCCAGCACCAGGGCATCGAAGTGATCGGTGATCCGCGGGAACTCGGCCTGCAACTCGGCTCCGATGCGGCCGGTGGCGAGCACCATTGTCAGACCGTTGCGCCGCGCCTGGTCGATCGCCATCATCGCTTCCGGGGCTACGCTGCCGTCCGATGTCAGGGTGCCGTCGAAGTCGGCCGCGACGAGCTTGAAAAACGCCACCGCGCATCCCATCTGCATTTCGGAGCTGTCCGGACCCCTGGGCCGGGGTTCCCGAGCGTGGATTAACCGGCGTCCACCGCTGAACCTACGGGAAGCGACGGGGCGGTGCGTAGGGCCGTTTGACCTCGTTAAAGACTGACGACCATCCACGAGACGTCTTCGGGCGCCCTAGCGAATCGGATCCTCGGGGACGACGCGCTTCCGGCTGATCAAGCGTGCCTGTTTGCGGGCCAAGCGCGCGCGCCTGCGCAGCTGCCGAGCATGCTCTACCGCGTCGCCGACGTGTCCGTCGTCGGAGGACTCCCGAGCCATACGGGCCCGGTAAGCCTTCTGCCGGCAGGCCCCGGAGCAGTACGACGCATCGGCGCGACCATAGAACGATGATCGGCACACACAGCACCGCATTTCCCTGGCCGACATGCGCCAAACGTTACAGCTATCCGTAACGCTCGGCAAGTTTTCGTTTAGGGTAGCTCGATCCAAACCACAACGCTCCCAACCGAGTAGCATCAACGGGCGTAGGCGAGGCGCAGTGCGGGGCTGCTGTCTTTTGGTCGCTACGGAACATGCGCCGCGTCAAACGGGGCCAAGGGGGCCGTGGAAGGTGTCGATCCGTGGTCGTGGAGCACATTAGAGCGCCTTTTGCCCAGCTAGGCAGGCCGGATTTGGTGGGTCGCATGCACCAGCAACTCGACGAGCTGGTGGCTTCCCATGACCACATGGAGCAACTGCTGCAAGCCATCGTCGAGATCGGTTCTTATGCGGACCTGGATGCGACGCTGCATCGAATCGTCACCGCGGCAACCGAATTGACGCAATCCCGCTATGGAGCATTGGCCGTCCGGGGCAGCGACGGCCGAATGGTCACTTTCGTGCACACCGGCATGGAGCGAGAGACGGAGCAATACATCGGCGATCTACCGGTAGGCAAGGGCGTTCTCGGCATCGGGCTCGAGACGACGGACGTGCTGCGTCTGGACGATCTGACCAAGCACCCGGCTGCGGTCGGCTTTCCGCCACACCATCCGCCCATGCGCGCCTTCCTCGGTGTGCCGATCGCGTCGCGTGATGACGTGTTCGGCAGCCTGTACGTCGCGGACGACAGCCCCGAGAAGGTGTTCACCGGATCCGACGAGATCACCGCCCGCGCGCTGGCGGCGACCGCGGCGGTGGGCATCGATAAGGCGCAACTCTTCGATCGGCTGCGCACGTCGGCGGCGTGGGTCGAGGCTACTCGCGAGATCACCGCGGCACTGCTGTCGGGTTCCGATTCGCACTCGGATGCCCTGCGGTTGATCGCCGAGCGCACGATGGAGTTGGCCGGTGCCGAGCAAGCGATCGTTCTTGTTCCGGTCGGCAAGCCGGACGACTGCGCCGACTCCTTGGTGGTGTCCATGGCTGCGGGACTGCACGCCGACGAGGTGACCGGCCAATTGGTGCCGATGGACGACTCCACCACCGGAGCTGTCTTCCGGTCCGGCAAAGCGGTGATCACCGAACACTTCCGCCACCCGATACCGGCCTTCACCGATGTCGGGCAGCGCCCGGCGATCGCGGTGCCGCTACGCGCCGGTGATGCCATGATTGGGGTGATCGCCGTGGCCCGCGCCACCGAAGCGCCCCCCTTCAAACCCGGCTACCTCGACTCCGTCAGCTCTTTCGCGGACCACGCCGCAGTGGCGCTGCAGCTTGCCGCCAATCGTGACCGCGAGCACGAGCTGAGCATTCTGGCCGACCGCGAACGTATTGCGCATGACCTGCACGACCACGTCATCCGGCGGCTATTCGGCGCGGAGTTGGACCTGCAGAGCGCCATCGCCCGGTCCCGCTCACCGGATATGACGGCTCACCTCAGCATGACCCTCGACAACCTCCAGGGCACCGTCGAAGACATCCGCGCGACCATCTTCGAGCTACAGCCTCGCTCCGACCCGGGCGATCTGTTTCCGCAGCGCATTCGACAACTCGTCGCCGATCTGACTGATGACTGCGACATCGTTGTCACTCTGAAAACAACGGGGTTGATGTCCGCGGTGGGCAGCGAGCTGGCCGAGCATGCCGCGGCGGTCATTACCCAGGCCATCGGCGATACTGCGCGTGACGTCGGCACGTCCCAACTGACCGTGGCGATCACGGTGGACGACTCATTCACCCTCGATATCACCGCCGACGGTGGGCAAATCCCGGCCGACAACCCGCAAGGCTGCACCGACATGCACCGCCGCGCGGCACAACTCGGCGGCACCTGCCGGATCAGTTCACCTCCCGAAGGCGGCAACCACGTCCGTTGGATCGCGCCTGTCACCTGCCTGTAATGCCCACGATTTTCGCTTTTTGGAAGGGATAGGGCCGGGCGGCCGGGGCGGTGCTCAATGCAGCGTGGCCGCGTTGACGAGCTTCTCGTCGGGTAACCCGTTGGGCTGCCCGGACTTCGAGGCACCGGACTCGCGCGTCAAGAAGCCGGTGAGTTCGCCGATCGCGCTCATCAAGGGCGCGGGGAAAACGATGGTGGTGTTCTTCTCCACCCCGAGTTCGAGCAATGTCTGCAGGTTTCGCAGTTGTAAGGCCAGCGGGTGCTGCATCATGGTGTCCGATGCATCGCCGAGGGCGGCCGCGGCACGTGCCTCTCCCTCTGCGGCAATGATTTTGGCACGCTTCTCCCGTTCCGCCTCGGCCTCACGCGCCATCGCGCGTTTCATGCTGTCCGGAAGCTGAATGTCCTTGAGCTCGACCAACGTGACCTCCACGCCCCATTCCACCGTTGTTGTGTCGAGGATTTGGCGGATGCTGGCGTTGATCTTCTCGGTCTGGGCGAGGACCTCGTCGAGAGAATGTTGCCCGACGACGTTGCGCAGGGTGGTCTGGGCGATCTGGTCGATGGCCGCGTGCACGTTCTCGATGACGACGACGGCCTTGCGGGCATCGATGACCCGGAAGTAGGCGACCGCGGCGATGTCGACGCTGACGTTATCGCGGGTGATGATCCCCTGCGACTGGATGGGCATGGTCACGATGCGCATCGACACCCGCAGCAGACGGTCGATGACCGGGATGATGAGGCGCAGTCCGGGCTCACGGACCGCGATGACCCGGCCGAGCCGAAAGTGCACGCCCCGTTGATACTGCTGTACGACCCGAATCGAGGCGGCCAATAAGGACAACCCCAGGACCGAAAGGAAAACCAAAAGAACCGTCGCACCCTGACTCACGACGACCACCTCGATCCACTTTACTCTTACCTATCCGCGGTGACCACGCGGTTACCACCAACGCTAGAGCCCGTCATCGTGTGACTCAGCGGCCGAAAGTCCCTGTTCGGCCGCCGAAGGGCCCTTCCTCGGTGCGCCCAAGTGTTCCCGGACGGTCGGTTCAGCCCTGCACACCAACGGCGGCTTCCAGTTCGACCAAGGACAGCTCGGTGAGCGGAATCAGGGCGCCGATGTCGCGCACCACCTCGGCACCCGCAACAAATCCGATCCCGATCCGGTCGGCGTAGGAGCACGTCGTGATGTTGAGAGTTTGACCGTCGTAAACAGTTGAAACCGGATACATCTCGTCGATATGGGCTCCGTTGAAGTACATTTCGTCGCGAGGTCCGGGGACATGCGAAATCGGCAGGTTGTATCCGGTTCGGATCTTCGGCGCCAACGGCAGCATCGGGGAGATGACCGTCGCGGCAATGCTCCCCGCCGTGGTCAGCAGGGATGCCGCCGCTCCACGTTTTGCCACCCAGTCCTTTCCTTCCGACATGGACCGATGGATCAGCGCCAACCGCGCGACCGGATCATCCACATTGGTGCCGAGGGGACAGATCCAGAAGCCAAACCTGTTGCCATAGTTTTCATTTACAGCCGCGGGTTGCGTACGATCGCGGACGGTGATCGGACAGATCGCCGCCAACGACTGCTTGGGCAATTCGCCGCGATCACTCAGCCACCGGCGCAGAACGGAAGCCAACATGGCGTTGACCACGTCGTTGCCGGTCACCCCGGCGGCCCTTTGTACCGCCCGGATACGGCTCTTCGCCCAACTGCCCGCACAGACCGCACGCCCTGGCCCGAGACGGCCGTTGAACCTGGTGTACGGAGCCCCCAGCGGCAGCACGGTGGTGTGCCGGACCAGACCGCCGATCACGGTGGACAACTCGCCGGTGATGACCCGTTCGACCATGCCGGTGCTCGACGCCGCCGCATCGGCCAGGAACCGAAGCGGCGCGACCATACGCCGCAGCAACCCTTTCGATTCCGGCGCCGACGCGCATCCATGACCGCAGTTCGCATGGAAAGGTGGCATCGACCGAAGCATCGGATCGGTGCTGAGCGCATCGGCGATCATCTGGACACCGGCAACGCCGTCGATGATGGTGTGGTGCACCTTGACGTAGAAGGCGAATCTGCCGTCTTCGAGGCCGTCGATCAGATACGACATCCACATGGGGCGCGACCGGTCAAGTCGCTCCGCATCGAGCTCGCCGATCAGCCGCCAGAATTCGTCGTAACCGCCAGAAATGCTGCGGCGCCGGCAATGTCGGCTCAGGTCGACGGTGTCGAGATCGTGCCAGACCCACATGCCACCGGTATTTAAGCCTCGATGCGGGTACCTGCGAAGCCTCGGATCGATCGAGTCGTGGGTCGCAAGCGCCGCGCGATAGAGCGCATCGACATAGTCAGGCCCGGCGTCCGCGGGTGGTGACAGTAGCAGCACGGCACCGACA is part of the Mycobacterium mantenii genome and encodes:
- a CDS encoding wax ester/triacylglycerol synthase family O-acyltransferase, with protein sequence MNPLNPLDAAMMTAELVASPMHVGAVLLLSPPADAGPDYVDALYRAALATHDSIDPRLRRYPHRGLNTGGMWVWHDLDTVDLSRHCRRRSISGGYDEFWRLIGELDAERLDRSRPMWMSYLIDGLEDGRFAFYVKVHHTIIDGVAGVQMIADALSTDPMLRSMPPFHANCGHGCASAPESKGLLRRMVAPLRFLADAAASSTGMVERVITGELSTVIGGLVRHTTVLPLGAPYTRFNGRLGPGRAVCAGSWAKSRIRAVQRAAGVTGNDVVNAMLASVLRRWLSDRGELPKQSLAAICPITVRDRTQPAAVNENYGNRFGFWICPLGTNVDDPVARLALIHRSMSEGKDWVAKRGAAASLLTTAGSIAATVISPMLPLAPKIRTGYNLPISHVPGPRDEMYFNGAHIDEMYPVSTVYDGQTLNITTCSYADRIGIGFVAGAEVVRDIGALIPLTELSLVELEAAVGVQG
- a CDS encoding GAF domain-containing sensor histidine kinase — its product is MHQQLDELVASHDHMEQLLQAIVEIGSYADLDATLHRIVTAATELTQSRYGALAVRGSDGRMVTFVHTGMERETEQYIGDLPVGKGVLGIGLETTDVLRLDDLTKHPAAVGFPPHHPPMRAFLGVPIASRDDVFGSLYVADDSPEKVFTGSDEITARALAATAAVGIDKAQLFDRLRTSAAWVEATREITAALLSGSDSHSDALRLIAERTMELAGAEQAIVLVPVGKPDDCADSLVVSMAAGLHADEVTGQLVPMDDSTTGAVFRSGKAVITEHFRHPIPAFTDVGQRPAIAVPLRAGDAMIGVIAVARATEAPPFKPGYLDSVSSFADHAAVALQLAANRDREHELSILADRERIAHDLHDHVIRRLFGAELDLQSAIARSRSPDMTAHLSMTLDNLQGTVEDIRATIFELQPRSDPGDLFPQRIRQLVADLTDDCDIVVTLKTTGLMSAVGSELAEHAAAVITQAIGDTARDVGTSQLTVAITVDDSFTLDITADGGQIPADNPQGCTDMHRRAAQLGGTCRISSPPEGGNHVRWIAPVTCL
- a CDS encoding slipin family protein, producing the protein MVFLSVLGLSLLAASIRVVQQYQRGVHFRLGRVIAVREPGLRLIIPVIDRLLRVSMRIVTMPIQSQGIITRDNVSVDIAAVAYFRVIDARKAVVVIENVHAAIDQIAQTTLRNVVGQHSLDEVLAQTEKINASIRQILDTTTVEWGVEVTLVELKDIQLPDSMKRAMAREAEAEREKRAKIIAAEGEARAAAALGDASDTMMQHPLALQLRNLQTLLELGVEKNTTIVFPAPLMSAIGELTGFLTRESGASKSGQPNGLPDEKLVNAATLH